The Sorangiineae bacterium MSr11367 genome window below encodes:
- a CDS encoding protein kinase produces the protein MAPERTTRREVPILREDAVLRLRAAAHDESLEPGTVFADRYVIQGCLGKGGMGLLFRAFDMHLERQIALKILHTDTGWSLESNPRTRILREARAAAALTHWNVVTIHDVGEHDGIAFMAMEYVPGDSLAASVRKNLAPFEVRLRWMKHVAQVLEAAHARGLIHRDIKPENVMITRQGEVKVLDFGIARYGEDETSTWIVGTPGYMPPEQNRGEWIDARADQFAWAVTAYEAFSGEMPWKKVPGDQDTDYGAPKPLGDAVPPHIAAVLDRALSMRPAERFASMRDLLAALEAPVPAPRPRAPKRRDPTRSLMALLVVMVLVHGLGLLRKPPAPTAARRVATPSACTRGAHELVAEGLSSMRDANWGPAHDAFEKAVAADPSCAPARLYLVVTGEAYYPIVEEREQVQRAQRLREALSEREALVLDAWTSIVVSEPPDREAAVRALDEGVRQFPHDAELLALAAAVRVHSGSDAISVERGLALARQASAIDPKSANAWQVQSAAAWRLRRVDEARVALDKCLELSPGSADCIADRSSLLSSAGECTEAADEARHAISKVLTSRRAHRQLAYALAAAGAPEDDVHAALRDYWMLLPEASRKAARLHDLARLSVSYGRFDDAENFATELAREVASDPSLAPHQRAAETLVELYAETGRQAQAATTAQTFLHLKDAWTGADLDTRSENQDMGFGHEPSMLAALFRAGEAADPWEPSTEAWDKRARKIMGARDAWAYRFEPVADRPGIAEEAWRNRPPPSDAGLPGGWGMASPVGLSEGHIALRAGEANEAMSLLEPATRTCRMLEAPFAQIRAHQWLGEAKERTGDIAGACDAYSTVLRHWGDSKPESSTAAAARARSRDLGCAIDRRG, from the coding sequence ATGGCGCCGGAGCGCACGACACGAAGGGAAGTGCCCATATTGCGCGAGGATGCCGTTCTCCGTTTGCGGGCGGCCGCACACGACGAATCGCTCGAGCCCGGTACGGTGTTCGCAGACCGCTACGTCATCCAGGGTTGCCTGGGCAAGGGCGGCATGGGGCTGTTGTTCCGCGCCTTCGACATGCACCTCGAACGGCAGATCGCGCTGAAGATTTTGCACACCGACACCGGGTGGAGCCTCGAGTCGAACCCGCGAACGCGCATCTTGCGCGAGGCCCGCGCGGCCGCCGCCCTCACGCACTGGAACGTGGTGACCATCCACGACGTGGGCGAACACGATGGGATCGCCTTCATGGCCATGGAGTACGTGCCCGGCGACTCGCTGGCGGCTTCCGTGCGCAAGAACCTGGCGCCCTTCGAGGTGCGTTTGCGCTGGATGAAGCACGTCGCCCAGGTGCTCGAGGCCGCTCATGCGCGCGGGTTGATCCACCGCGACATCAAGCCGGAAAACGTGATGATCACGCGCCAGGGCGAGGTCAAAGTGCTCGACTTCGGCATTGCGCGTTACGGCGAAGACGAGACGAGCACGTGGATCGTGGGCACGCCGGGCTACATGCCGCCGGAGCAGAATCGCGGCGAATGGATCGACGCGCGCGCCGATCAATTCGCTTGGGCGGTGACGGCCTACGAGGCCTTTTCCGGCGAGATGCCCTGGAAGAAGGTGCCGGGCGACCAAGACACCGATTACGGCGCACCGAAGCCCCTGGGTGACGCCGTGCCGCCGCACATCGCCGCCGTACTCGACCGCGCGCTGTCCATGCGCCCGGCGGAGCGATTCGCCTCGATGCGCGATCTCTTGGCCGCGTTGGAGGCGCCCGTGCCGGCGCCGCGCCCCCGCGCGCCCAAGCGCCGCGATCCAACGCGCTCGCTCATGGCGCTGCTGGTCGTCATGGTGCTCGTCCACGGCCTCGGCCTTCTGCGAAAACCGCCCGCCCCCACGGCGGCACGGCGCGTGGCCACGCCGTCGGCGTGCACGCGTGGCGCGCACGAGCTCGTCGCTGAAGGCCTCTCGTCCATGCGCGACGCCAATTGGGGTCCGGCGCACGACGCGTTCGAAAAGGCCGTGGCGGCCGATCCCTCGTGCGCCCCGGCGCGCCTTTACCTCGTGGTCACCGGCGAGGCGTATTACCCCATCGTCGAGGAACGTGAGCAAGTGCAGCGCGCGCAGCGCCTTCGCGAGGCCTTGAGCGAACGCGAAGCGCTCGTGCTCGATGCGTGGACATCCATCGTCGTGTCCGAGCCGCCGGATCGCGAGGCCGCCGTGCGCGCGCTGGACGAGGGTGTGCGCCAGTTTCCGCACGACGCCGAGCTTCTCGCCTTGGCGGCCGCGGTCCGCGTGCATTCCGGGAGCGATGCGATCTCCGTCGAGCGGGGGCTCGCGCTCGCGCGCCAGGCCAGTGCCATCGATCCGAAAAGCGCCAATGCCTGGCAGGTGCAAAGCGCGGCCGCGTGGCGGCTTCGCCGCGTCGACGAAGCGCGCGTGGCCTTGGACAAGTGCCTCGAGCTGTCGCCCGGCTCGGCCGATTGCATCGCCGATCGCAGCAGCCTGCTCTCCAGCGCCGGAGAATGCACCGAGGCCGCCGACGAAGCACGCCATGCGATTTCCAAGGTTCTCACCAGCCGCCGCGCGCACCGGCAGCTCGCCTATGCGCTCGCCGCAGCCGGCGCGCCCGAGGACGACGTGCACGCGGCGCTCCGCGATTACTGGATGCTCCTGCCCGAGGCCTCGCGCAAGGCCGCGCGCCTTCACGATCTCGCGCGCCTCTCCGTGTCGTACGGCCGCTTCGACGACGCGGAGAACTTCGCCACCGAGCTGGCCCGCGAGGTGGCCTCGGATCCGTCCCTGGCCCCGCACCAGCGCGCCGCCGAAACCTTGGTCGAGCTCTATGCGGAAACCGGGCGCCAAGCCCAGGCCGCAACCACGGCGCAAACGTTCCTCCATTTGAAAGATGCCTGGACCGGTGCCGATCTGGATACGCGGTCGGAAAATCAAGACATGGGCTTTGGCCACGAGCCCTCGATGCTCGCCGCGCTCTTCCGCGCCGGCGAGGCCGCCGATCCCTGGGAGCCCTCGACGGAGGCCTGGGACAAGCGCGCGCGGAAAATCATGGGCGCCCGCGATGCGTGGGCCTACCGCTTCGAACCGGTGGCCGATCGGCCCGGCATCGCGGAAGAAGCCTGGCGGAATCGCCCGCCGCCGAGCGACGCCGGCTTGCCCGGTGGATGGGGCATGGCCTCACCCGTGGGCCTGAGCGAGGGACATATCGCACTTCGCGCAGGCGAGGCCAACGAGGCCATGTCACTCTTGGAACCGGCAACGAGAACGTGTCGCATGCTCGAAGCTCCGTTTGCGCAAATCCGCGCACATCAATGGCTCGGTGAGGCCAAAGAGCGCACCGGCGACATCGCCGGTGCCTGCGATGCCTACAGCACCGTCCTCCGCCATTGGGGCGATTCCAAACCGGAATCCTCGACGGCCGCGGCCGCCCGCGCACGCAGCCGCGACCTCGGTTGTGCCATCGATCGCCGCGGCTGA
- a CDS encoding TrmB family transcriptional regulator: MTRDLCIEALVDLGFTALEAEVYVTLVEHSPATAYKVAQEVGKAAANVYKAVESLQRKGAILVEESSGRLCRAVPPAELIGQLQHQFAQARTRAEQALAKLRGPAPDERVYQLAARDQVLARARAMLERGKKVLLCDLFPESVEALRPDLERAARRGVTVCVQTYAPATFPAGIHVFENPEGVRQLEAWPGGQWLNVVADAREYLFALLRTGGDGLHQAVWSESPCLAVVHHSGIKAEMTVVAFQRLIEAKADAAAFAEAFTRTQQLLGAADLPGYAALRQRLGPGLDSGG, from the coding sequence ATGACGCGGGATCTCTGCATCGAGGCGCTGGTCGACTTGGGTTTCACTGCATTGGAGGCGGAGGTGTACGTCACCTTGGTGGAGCACTCGCCGGCGACGGCCTACAAGGTGGCCCAGGAGGTCGGAAAGGCCGCAGCCAACGTCTACAAGGCCGTCGAGTCGCTTCAACGCAAAGGCGCCATCCTGGTGGAGGAGAGCTCGGGGCGGCTTTGCCGTGCGGTGCCGCCGGCGGAGTTGATCGGGCAACTGCAGCACCAGTTCGCCCAGGCGCGCACGCGGGCCGAGCAGGCGCTGGCCAAGCTTCGAGGCCCGGCGCCGGACGAGCGCGTGTACCAACTCGCCGCGCGCGATCAGGTGCTTGCGCGCGCACGGGCGATGCTCGAGCGCGGGAAGAAGGTGCTGCTCTGCGACTTGTTTCCCGAGTCGGTCGAGGCCCTGCGGCCCGATTTGGAGCGGGCCGCCCGGCGCGGGGTCACGGTGTGCGTGCAGACCTATGCGCCGGCAACGTTCCCCGCGGGCATTCACGTCTTCGAGAACCCCGAGGGCGTGCGCCAGCTCGAAGCCTGGCCGGGCGGACAATGGCTCAACGTGGTGGCCGATGCGCGCGAGTACCTGTTCGCGTTGCTCCGCACGGGCGGCGATGGGCTGCACCAAGCCGTGTGGAGCGAGAGCCCGTGCCTCGCCGTCGTGCACCATAGCGGCATCAAAGCCGAGATGACCGTGGTGGCCTTTCAGCGCCTTATCGAGGCCAAGGCCGATGCGGCGGCGTTCGCCGAAGCGTTCACGCGGACGCAGCAACTCTTGGGGGCGGCGGATCTACCGGGCTACGCCGCGCTCCGTCAACGTTTGGGTCCGGGCTTGGATTCGGGAGGCTAA
- a CDS encoding HAMP domain-containing histidine kinase, protein MAETVPTPNRARSLGEIQRRGPERISVAPISRRQPNRTEDPEFNLRLMWPLARYLEDRGGREELETFAQSCGLDAADFEGKNKWISWERLELLLANARAVLGDDETLKVACTHRMAEVYGPARLFLWAPAPSLVFRTLEMSNRLYTRVGEFKLISRGRNHARVRWTSSRPESRLVCISRQAQTCKLPTLWGMPEAMVREYSCVARGDKCCEYHFYWYSGRTGLFAVTTFALVAFVTWLASPGLLGTPIGWTLPVLSGALAHMYDMFRGDRADRTTREEVTDALRRVANEEAEARREIVLLHQRQREWTRMLEEENVERSATLAQIAERVEHLQDAREKTLLGFSHDLRNPLTAIQFSADFLRENTDFLDAEGQLVVQDLESAIAHMRSMLAELMVVATAQRNMMTLAPTTIDVAGLVERLRRRVRALVHGRDDVRATVVATREAPGSIEMDPLLLDRVLDNLLTNAAKYTDRGAITVEVDGVRGFLVIRVSDTGRGIKSDDLERTFRAGGSDPHTRAKNSYGVGLSVVVQLLGRIGGTLEVMSKPGKGTTFWVRFPVKFETESGPRPAENDTGEMMNRVVKIRKTSNT, encoded by the coding sequence ATGGCGGAGACCGTCCCCACACCGAATAGGGCGCGCTCCTTGGGGGAGATTCAACGACGTGGCCCCGAGCGGATCTCGGTTGCGCCCATTTCCCGGCGCCAGCCAAACCGCACCGAGGATCCCGAGTTCAACCTGCGCCTGATGTGGCCCCTCGCACGCTACCTCGAGGACCGCGGCGGGCGGGAGGAGCTGGAGACGTTCGCGCAATCGTGCGGGCTCGATGCGGCCGATTTCGAAGGGAAAAATAAGTGGATCTCGTGGGAGCGGCTGGAGCTTTTGCTCGCCAATGCCCGGGCGGTTTTGGGCGACGACGAGACGTTGAAGGTGGCGTGCACCCATCGCATGGCCGAGGTGTACGGACCGGCGCGCCTGTTTCTCTGGGCGCCGGCGCCCAGCCTGGTCTTTCGCACCCTGGAGATGTCGAATCGCCTCTACACCCGGGTGGGCGAGTTCAAGTTGATCTCCCGGGGACGCAACCACGCGCGTGTGCGTTGGACGTCGTCACGGCCCGAGAGCCGGCTGGTGTGCATCTCGCGTCAGGCGCAAACCTGCAAGTTGCCCACGCTCTGGGGCATGCCCGAGGCGATGGTGCGCGAGTACTCGTGCGTCGCGCGTGGCGACAAATGCTGCGAGTACCACTTCTATTGGTACAGCGGCCGGACGGGTCTTTTCGCCGTGACAACGTTCGCATTGGTGGCTTTCGTCACCTGGCTCGCATCGCCCGGGCTGCTCGGCACCCCCATCGGGTGGACGTTGCCCGTCCTGTCGGGCGCGCTGGCTCATATGTACGACATGTTTCGCGGCGATCGTGCCGATCGCACCACGCGCGAAGAGGTGACGGACGCCCTGCGCCGCGTGGCCAACGAAGAAGCCGAGGCGAGGCGCGAGATTGTCCTTTTGCACCAGCGGCAGCGCGAGTGGACGCGGATGCTCGAGGAAGAGAACGTGGAACGCTCCGCCACCTTGGCGCAAATTGCCGAGCGCGTGGAACACTTGCAAGATGCACGTGAAAAGACGCTGCTCGGATTTTCTCATGATTTGCGCAATCCGCTGACGGCGATTCAATTCTCCGCGGACTTCCTGCGCGAAAATACCGACTTTCTCGACGCCGAGGGCCAGCTGGTGGTTCAAGATTTGGAGAGCGCGATCGCGCACATGCGGAGCATGCTCGCGGAGCTCATGGTGGTGGCCACCGCCCAGCGCAACATGATGACCCTGGCCCCGACGACCATCGACGTTGCCGGCCTGGTGGAGCGCCTCCGCCGCCGCGTGCGCGCCTTGGTGCACGGTCGCGACGATGTGCGCGCCACCGTCGTGGCCACGCGGGAGGCCCCGGGCTCGATCGAGATGGACCCGCTGCTGCTCGACCGGGTGCTGGACAACCTTCTGACGAATGCTGCAAAGTACACGGACCGTGGGGCCATCACCGTCGAAGTCGACGGCGTGCGCGGTTTTCTCGTGATTCGCGTGAGCGACACGGGGCGCGGCATCAAGTCGGACGATCTCGAGCGGACGTTCCGCGCCGGTGGCTCGGATCCGCACACGCGCGCGAAAAACAGCTATGGCGTGGGGTTGTCGGTGGTGGTGCAGCTTCTGGGGCGCATCGGCGGCACCTTGGAGGTGATGTCGAAGCCGGGGAAGGGCACCACGTTCTGGGTGCGGTTCCCCGTGAAGTTCGAAACCGAGAGTGGCCCGCGCCCTGCGGAAAACGATACGGGCGAAATGATGAATCGCGTGGTGAAGATCCGAAAAACGTCGAATACGTAA
- the gstA gene encoding glutathione transferase GstA, protein MKLYVSPGACSLSPHIVFREAGLNVEVEDVSLASKKTKSGDDFKAINPKGKVPTLRLDDGRVLTEGAAIVQYLADLAPASNLAPKAGTFERVRVQEWLNYVASEVHKGFSPLFYPTTPEQTKQTTIANLSRAFDFLSTSLAEGPFLLGSTFTVADAYLYTILLWTKHFGGDLDLAKWPVLQGYVARITERPAVRATLDFEAELKKAGAAKS, encoded by the coding sequence ATGAAACTCTACGTGTCTCCGGGTGCCTGTTCGCTTTCTCCGCACATCGTGTTTCGTGAGGCCGGCCTGAACGTCGAGGTTGAGGACGTGAGCCTCGCCAGCAAGAAGACGAAGTCGGGCGACGATTTCAAAGCCATCAATCCGAAGGGCAAGGTTCCGACCCTTCGCCTCGACGACGGGAGAGTCCTCACCGAGGGCGCGGCCATCGTTCAGTACCTCGCCGATCTCGCGCCGGCTTCGAACCTCGCCCCCAAGGCGGGCACGTTCGAGCGCGTGCGCGTTCAGGAGTGGCTCAATTACGTAGCCTCCGAGGTCCACAAAGGCTTTTCGCCGCTCTTCTATCCGACGACGCCCGAGCAAACGAAGCAGACGACCATCGCGAACCTCTCGCGTGCGTTCGACTTCCTCAGCACCTCGCTCGCCGAAGGGCCGTTCCTCCTCGGCTCCACGTTCACCGTGGCCGATGCGTACCTGTACACGATCCTTCTCTGGACGAAGCATTTCGGTGGCGATCTCGATTTGGCCAAATGGCCGGTGCTGCAAGGGTACGTCGCGCGCATCACCGAGCGCCCGGCCGTGCGCGCCACGCTCGACTTCGAGGCGGAGCTCAAGAAAGCCGGCGCCGCGAAGAGCTAG
- a CDS encoding Tim44-like domain-containing protein — MSGFALAVLCLVCVVAVAFARPGGGQSYSGGSRSRSSSGGGSGSGGGDGGFLVELLVWLVFRHPGIGIPVVLVVVVFFVGRAMLGNKVQEWSTAATPQSVQRVQRVEAPSPPPQVMSTIPRSALDALRAVDPEFSVVLFEDFVYLLYAEIQRARSGAGRLASIAAFLSPQLAQNIQAEAAGAAALADVRGIVIGAMRLTGFSGSHSATVSVEIEFEVNYVEVNRQGGEQRFYVTDRMGLSRAQGAKSRPPARARTLDCPNCGAPLENLRGTQCAYCQQDVGGGRFDWNVGYLSTMTKERRGPLLTGDVQETGTNDPTLVDPQAVPRIHAIEQRDPAFNWDAFTGRAAHIFGALQGAWSGREAARIRPYVSDNLFQSMVYWIDLYLQAKCRNMNDNARILRIDLANVLSDTVYDAITVRIFAAGADYTISDDGKVLSGSRTRERTYSEYWTFIRGSQRQGPARTDAACPNCGAPLDISMVGNCQFCRAKVTAGEFDWVLSRIEQDESYSG, encoded by the coding sequence ATGAGTGGATTCGCTCTGGCGGTCCTCTGCCTCGTCTGCGTCGTTGCCGTGGCGTTCGCTCGGCCCGGCGGGGGACAATCGTATTCCGGAGGAAGCCGCAGCCGGTCGTCGTCTGGTGGTGGGAGTGGCAGCGGCGGTGGCGATGGCGGGTTCCTCGTCGAACTGCTCGTATGGCTCGTATTTCGCCACCCCGGAATCGGTATTCCCGTGGTGCTCGTCGTGGTCGTCTTTTTCGTCGGCCGCGCGATGCTCGGCAACAAAGTCCAGGAATGGTCAACTGCGGCCACCCCGCAGAGCGTCCAACGCGTCCAACGCGTCGAGGCACCCTCTCCTCCTCCCCAGGTAATGTCCACGATCCCGCGTTCCGCCTTGGATGCGCTTCGTGCCGTCGATCCCGAGTTCTCCGTCGTCCTGTTCGAGGACTTCGTCTACCTGCTCTATGCCGAAATCCAACGCGCGCGCTCGGGCGCGGGCCGATTGGCCAGCATCGCCGCATTCCTCTCTCCGCAACTCGCGCAGAACATTCAAGCCGAGGCGGCAGGCGCCGCGGCCCTCGCCGACGTGCGCGGCATCGTCATCGGGGCCATGCGACTTACCGGCTTTTCAGGAAGCCATAGCGCCACCGTCTCCGTGGAAATCGAGTTCGAGGTGAACTACGTCGAGGTCAACCGGCAAGGCGGCGAGCAACGCTTCTACGTGACGGATCGCATGGGGCTCTCTCGCGCGCAGGGCGCGAAATCGCGCCCGCCGGCCCGGGCCCGCACCCTCGATTGCCCCAACTGCGGCGCTCCGCTCGAAAACCTGCGCGGCACCCAATGTGCTTATTGCCAACAAGACGTGGGCGGCGGCCGCTTCGATTGGAACGTCGGCTACCTCTCCACCATGACCAAGGAGCGCCGCGGCCCCTTGCTCACCGGCGATGTGCAGGAAACCGGCACCAACGACCCCACCCTGGTGGATCCGCAAGCCGTACCGCGCATCCACGCCATCGAGCAGCGCGATCCCGCCTTCAACTGGGACGCCTTCACCGGCCGCGCCGCCCACATTTTCGGTGCGCTGCAGGGCGCATGGTCCGGGCGCGAAGCCGCGCGCATTCGCCCGTACGTCTCGGACAATCTGTTCCAGTCCATGGTCTATTGGATCGATTTGTACCTGCAGGCCAAGTGCCGCAACATGAACGACAACGCGCGCATCCTGCGCATCGACCTGGCCAACGTCCTCTCGGACACGGTGTACGACGCCATCACGGTACGCATCTTCGCCGCAGGCGCGGACTACACGATTTCCGACGACGGCAAGGTCCTCTCGGGAAGCCGAACCCGCGAACGAACCTATAGCGAATATTGGACGTTCATCCGCGGAAGCCAGCGCCAGGGTCCCGCACGCACCGACGCGGCATGTCCGAATTGTGGCGCGCCACTCGACATCAGCATGGTCGGAAATTGCCAGTTCTGCCGCGCCAAAGTGACAGCCGGTGAATTCGATTGGGTCCTTTCCCGCATCGAGCAGGACGAATCGTATTCCGGGTAA
- a CDS encoding ATP-binding cassette domain-containing protein, whose translation MLRIESLTKIHPGGVAALTDVSLEIGRGMFGLLGPNGAGKSTLMKILTGLLAPSAGSVHLDDVDIVARPEFVREKLGYLPQEFGLYPHLTGRQMLQFFLDLKGIAGAGVADALLAEVNLLAVADRKVGTYSGGMRQRLGLAQAMAGEPRLVVVDEPTAGLDPQERQRVYRLLSELGKKSTVLLSTHLVEDVAVLCPRFAVLRQGRVVRVTSPGEARRALAGCIFEGRMHEEELENAGDRFTVTQAFLVEGAMHVRLFTHAGEAPEPRFQSVPPTLEDAFVLMMNDTTDVTRAA comes from the coding sequence ATGTTGCGCATCGAATCGCTGACCAAGATTCACCCCGGCGGCGTGGCCGCGCTCACCGACGTGTCGCTCGAGATCGGGCGGGGCATGTTCGGTCTTCTCGGCCCCAACGGCGCGGGCAAGTCCACCTTGATGAAGATCCTCACCGGCTTGCTCGCGCCCAGCGCCGGCTCCGTGCACCTGGACGACGTGGACATCGTGGCGCGGCCGGAGTTCGTGCGCGAGAAACTCGGGTACCTACCGCAGGAATTCGGGCTCTATCCGCACCTCACCGGGCGGCAGATGCTTCAATTCTTCCTCGACCTGAAAGGCATTGCCGGCGCCGGCGTCGCCGATGCGCTGCTCGCCGAGGTGAACTTGTTGGCGGTGGCCGATCGCAAGGTGGGCACGTACTCCGGGGGCATGCGGCAGCGCCTCGGGCTTGCGCAGGCCATGGCGGGCGAGCCTCGTTTGGTCGTGGTCGACGAGCCGACGGCCGGACTCGACCCGCAAGAGCGGCAGCGCGTGTATCGGCTTTTGTCCGAGCTGGGAAAGAAGAGCACCGTCCTTCTCTCGACGCACCTCGTGGAGGACGTGGCCGTCCTCTGCCCGCGCTTTGCGGTGCTGCGGCAAGGGCGCGTGGTGCGTGTCACCAGCCCGGGCGAGGCACGGCGTGCGCTCGCGGGGTGCATCTTCGAAGGGCGCATGCACGAGGAGGAGCTGGAGAACGCAGGGGATCGCTTCACGGTGACGCAGGCGTTCCTCGTCGAGGGTGCGATGCACGTGCGCTTGTTCACGCATGCCGGCGAGGCGCCGGAGCCGCGCTTTCAATCGGTGCCGCCGACCCTCGA
- a CDS encoding glucan 1,4-alpha-glucosidase — MPHATRIRISLGLVTLAFLGCSSAAHDSGGDEGQALRADAAAPGAPGIASAWTTGAKQGLGTSTTAASKIWYTIGQGITHEIYYPQVDTANVQDLQYVVTDGSSFMELERDATTHDVQLVDPKALEYRQINTAKSGRYRITKTYVTDPERATMLIRTRFQVLSGGALQLYVLFNPSLNNSGMGDTGATVNGKLVASDGPVASALAASTGFSSATNGYSGTSSDGYNQLHDDHRLSGIYDAASSPGNLVQTAQIPVGTDTSFTLALAFGADRTQAAQAAQASLDRGFSAVESSYKTGWRNYLASLSAPPASVSGMTTQFHVAAMTLKAHEDKTYTGAFVASLTVPWGQAINADNSNTAGYHAVWARDLYEMGTAEIAIGDRAAANRALDYLFNVQQRPDGSYPQNTRLDGTPVWGSLQLDEVAFPSILAWQLGRTDAAAYAKIKASANFLVAHGPSTPQERWEEAGGYSPSTLAAEIAGLVCASDIAQKNGDTAAANTFLATADAWQQNVEAWTLTRSGHLDGNPYYVRIDDNGNPNDGHNLCIANGGGCHDERDVVDAGFLELIRLGVKRPSDANIAASLAVVDRSIRVNTPVGAMWYRYNHDGYGEADDGGPYTGTGRGRLWPIFSGERGEYEIANGRSATSYLATMAGSANQGYLIPEQAWDRPDANGFVFGKGTDSATPLAWSMAQFVRLAVSISAGKNVETPSVVAARYAR; from the coding sequence ATGCCGCATGCCACCCGAATTCGCATTTCGCTCGGACTCGTCACCCTCGCCTTTTTGGGCTGTAGCAGCGCCGCACACGATTCGGGGGGCGACGAAGGGCAGGCGCTGCGCGCGGATGCGGCCGCGCCGGGTGCGCCGGGCATCGCGTCCGCCTGGACCACCGGCGCCAAACAGGGACTGGGCACGTCGACTACGGCCGCATCGAAGATTTGGTACACGATTGGACAAGGCATTACCCACGAGATCTATTACCCGCAGGTCGACACCGCGAACGTGCAAGACCTGCAATACGTGGTGACCGATGGCTCGTCGTTCATGGAGCTGGAGCGCGACGCCACCACGCACGATGTGCAATTGGTCGATCCCAAGGCTCTAGAGTATCGGCAAATCAATACCGCCAAGAGCGGCCGATACCGCATTACGAAAACGTACGTGACCGACCCTGAACGGGCCACGATGTTGATTCGTACACGCTTTCAAGTGCTCTCGGGTGGGGCGCTCCAGCTCTACGTACTTTTCAATCCATCGCTCAACAACAGCGGCATGGGCGACACCGGCGCGACCGTGAACGGAAAGCTCGTGGCGAGCGACGGGCCGGTGGCGAGCGCGCTCGCCGCCTCCACGGGATTCTCCAGCGCCACCAATGGATACAGCGGCACCTCGAGCGACGGGTACAACCAACTCCACGACGACCATCGCTTGTCCGGTATTTACGATGCCGCCTCGAGCCCGGGAAACCTCGTCCAAACGGCCCAGATCCCCGTGGGTACCGACACGAGCTTCACCTTGGCGCTGGCATTCGGCGCCGACCGCACGCAGGCCGCGCAGGCCGCACAAGCTTCCCTCGACCGCGGGTTTTCCGCCGTCGAATCGTCCTACAAGACGGGATGGCGCAATTACCTGGCCTCCCTTTCGGCCCCGCCGGCCAGCGTCTCCGGCATGACCACGCAGTTCCACGTGGCGGCTATGACCTTGAAGGCCCACGAGGACAAAACGTACACCGGTGCATTCGTCGCCTCCCTCACCGTGCCGTGGGGACAGGCCATCAACGCCGACAACAGCAACACCGCCGGTTACCACGCGGTGTGGGCGCGCGACCTTTACGAAATGGGCACGGCGGAAATCGCCATTGGCGATCGGGCCGCGGCGAATCGTGCGCTCGATTACCTCTTCAACGTGCAACAGCGCCCCGATGGGTCGTATCCCCAGAACACGCGGCTCGATGGAACGCCGGTGTGGGGAAGCCTACAGCTCGACGAGGTGGCGTTTCCGAGCATCCTCGCATGGCAGCTCGGACGGACGGACGCGGCGGCGTACGCGAAGATCAAGGCCTCGGCGAATTTCCTGGTGGCCCACGGGCCGTCGACGCCGCAGGAGCGGTGGGAGGAAGCCGGAGGCTACTCGCCGTCGACGCTCGCCGCCGAAATCGCAGGCCTGGTCTGCGCGTCCGACATCGCGCAGAAAAACGGTGACACGGCGGCGGCAAACACGTTCCTCGCCACGGCCGATGCCTGGCAGCAAAACGTGGAAGCGTGGACCCTCACCCGAAGCGGGCACCTCGATGGCAATCCGTATTACGTGCGCATCGACGACAACGGGAATCCCAACGATGGTCACAATCTGTGCATCGCCAACGGCGGCGGATGCCACGACGAGCGCGACGTCGTCGATGCGGGCTTTCTCGAGTTGATTCGCCTCGGGGTCAAGCGCCCGAGCGATGCGAACATCGCCGCGTCCCTCGCGGTGGTCGACCGCTCCATCCGAGTGAACACCCCCGTGGGCGCCATGTGGTACCGCTACAACCACGACGGCTACGGCGAGGCCGACGACGGCGGCCCGTACACCGGCACGGGACGAGGCCGACTCTGGCCCATCTTCTCCGGGGAGCGCGGCGAATACGAAATCGCCAACGGCCGCAGCGCCACGTCGTACTTGGCCACGATGGCCGGCAGCGCGAACCAGGGCTACCTCATTCCGGAGCAAGCCTGGGATCGCCCCGATGCCAACGGCTTCGTCTTTGGCAAAGGCACCGATTCGGCGACCCCGCTGGCCTGGTCGATGGCGCAGTTCGTCCGCCTCGCGGTATCGATCAGCGCGGGGAAAAACGTGGAGACACCCTCGGTGGTGGCGGCACGGTACGCGCGGTAA